In the genome of Hyla sarda isolate aHylSar1 chromosome 2 unlocalized genomic scaffold, aHylSar1.hap1 SUPER_2_unloc_19, whole genome shotgun sequence, the window AGTATGGCTACAAAGGTGCAAAATATGACATAGTTATTCTTAACTATACAGTAGAGCCACcagtataacaataattataggttacacatcacagtcctatgaAGAATTGCACCACAAAGCAAACCTAACCTAGAAAAgaaggtcactgcatatatagcctccagcgagtggtcaggagaaaggggaaaggaAAGTAAAGATGTGCAATTAAAGCACAGTGGATAAGCATACCCAGAGAGCTTCCCCACTCACAGAGCACAGGCTGGAGgacatagacagtgtacctacctacacaacaccagtaccccaacgtcgtttcgccgtttggcttcctcagggagtatgaCCTAGTCTAGTttgtgggggtatatatacaacataccAACCAATAGGGATCTGTAGGTAAATAATTACAATATAGTTCACCTGGATCGGTGACATGGTCCCGGTATCTGGCGCCATCTTGGTGCGCATCGCGCGTGCGCGATGACAAGGTGCGTCCACCATCGTCATCCCGCGAGACAGAGGGAATAACCCGCGCACGCGCGGTGCGCACCAAGAATAAAGGTATTAGGATCCGAAAAAGACACGCGCGGATATAAAAGCATATCGTGCCTGAAATAATCAGGTAGTGGAAGATGGAGAAGAGAGGcgccattaaaaacaaaaaaatagagaaaaagagaaTAAGAAAATACAGAGGACAAAGCTCGGAAGGGAGCGCaccgtgtatgtatgcatgtgtcagATTACAAGATATATCAAGGCCGCTCATAGAGTGGAGGCAGTGCAGCGGTCAGGCATGTACCCACACCAACCCGTAGGGGGTTCAATCCCCATTGcaggggaaaaaatattttttaaaaataatatatatacttttcatgtttttcattaattataataaaatagtGAAAGGTGCCACAAAAGTGCAAGTGAGTAAAAGTGAGACATGCAGAGGAAGAtgtgagaaaaaagtgaaaaaagcagTGCAAAAAAGGTGACACATAGAAAATAATGAACCTAATGTTATAGTGTTGCTGACTGAATTCTTCGCTAAAAAAAAGCGAAAAAAAGGGGGATTAAAGTGATAAGTGTGTATAAGTGAAGATATGTGATTTATTAAGGTGTATAGTGAATGCTTGACGTATATAAAGGTAGTTTATAAAGTAGATACAAATAGTATATGTGCGGACTTAGGTGTTAGTGATGTTGAATGGGAAAAGTGATGTACCCCATAGCCTATCGTGTACTAGaggtgaataacaatattattattatgtataaaaATTAGATAATTAGtggctgtatgtatatatgtcgaAGTGTATCAGACAAAACAACTGTTAATCAACACCTCCAAAGCCAAAGAAATATATATCAATAATTTTATTCAACAATACTATGTATAGCAATAATTCCTATAATACCCGATTACTGGTGGCTCTACTCAATAAAGTGACAAGTGCTTTGCTGCTGATGGTCATCAATGCTCTCTTCAAATTTCCAGACTCTTTTGGATACGAGACCAATTTTGAAACCCtataaggtgtaaaaaaatgtatatgtatatataatgaaaaggaaaaataaaccagaaaaaattaaaaaaggtagggaaaaattcttaaaatttttaaaaaaatatataattaggaCCACAAAACTAAAAGAGGATCAGATAGCAATAACTAGTATTGATGAAAAGGATAATAGAGGATTATACTATCGCAAAAAATCACAGATATGGGGCAAAACTATTATATTCATTGAGGCCAAAAGGAGTAGTGGTTCTCAATTTATAGATCCACATAGTTTCCTTCTGTGCCAAAGTCTTTCTCCAGTTCCCCCCCCTTGGTCCAGGTACCACTCTATCAATGCCTCTCACCTTGAAGAGGGTACTGTTGCAATCATGGTACTGACGAAAGTGGCGGGGTATGGTTTTTAGCTTCTGTAGATCTATTTCCTCCTTGGCTGCTTCAATTCCTAGGACATGTTCCCGTATTCTCCGACGGAATTCCCTGCAGGTAAGTCCAACATAAATCATGTTACAAGGACAGGTGGCATAGTAGATCACTCCTGTGGTAATACAAGTAATAGGGTGTGTAATCACATATCTCTTGTCTGTACTCGAATTCCAAAATTCATTAGTGGTTTCTACATTTGGACAGGCTACACACCCCCCACAGGGTTTACAGCCCCATTTTGGTCCTTTTGACCCAAACATTCGCCGCACTGTTTGTCCTCTATGATGGCTGTGGACCAGCATATCTCTGAGGTTCCTTGATCTCCGGTAAGTGATTGAAGGCTTATGTGATATATATTGAGACAGTATCGGGTCCATTTGTAAGATTGACCAGTGTTTACATAGGGCTCTCTGTAATTGACGCCACCTGGTGTTGTAAGTAGATATATATCTTACCTGGTcatttccctttttctttttggacTGGGTAAGCAGATTGCCTCGTAGTGTATCCTTAGCTCGTGCATAGCCTCTGGTGATATCCCTTTCATGATATCCCCGTTCCTGAAAGCGTAGAGATAGATCATTAGCCTGTTTTTCAAAGTGTTCATCCGTGGAACAAATCCGTCGGATTCGCAGGAACTGACCTGTCGGGATATTGGAGACAAGTGCATGGGGGTGAGAAGAGGAAGCGTGAAGAAGAGTATTGGTAGAGGTTTTTTTGCGATACACATCTGTTGAGATATACCCATCTTGGTCAACATCAAACAATACATCCAGGAACTCCATTTTCGACCTCCCCCATTTATAGGTCAATTTTATGTTTAGTTCATTAGTGTTCAGATATGTCATAAATGTGGACAACTCTTCTGCCGTGCCCTGCCAGACAAAAAgaatgtcatctatatagcgGCCCCACTGTAGAACTTTTTCAATATGGGGGGCGGGTTCAGTCATGAATATGgtcctctcccacagccccaggaaaaGGTTGGCGTATGAGGGCGCACAGGCCGCCCCCATCGCCGTTCCCTGGAGCTGTAGGAAGACCACATCCCTGAACAAAAAGAAATTATGCATTAATGCGAACTGAAGAAGTTGTAAAATGAACTCACTCAGTTCTGGATCTAAATCCGACATCATAAGGTAAAATTGGGTTGCCGCCAATCCATCCGTGTGTCTGATTGATGTATACAGAGCTTCCACATCACAGGTGACCAGAAGGGTTTCGTTGTCCAATTGAACATCGTCCATTCTTTTTAGGATATCTGTGGTATCCTTGACATGAGATGGTAGAGACTCAACAAGGGGTTTTAGAAAGTGGTCCACATACCTGCAAATGGGTTCACAAAGAGAATTATTGCCAGAGACAATTGGACGCCCAGGTGGATTTTCCAACTGCTTGTGTATTTTGGGTAAAAGATATAATGTCGCAGTGGTAGGGTTCTCTGGCAGTAAGCTCTCTAGTTGTTTTTTCGTAATGAGGTTGCTCTCAAATGCATAACTCAATATGTTCGACAATTCCTCTGTAAATTTTTGCATGGGATTAAATGTCAGGCGTTTATAACAAAGAGAATCTCTCAGCTGCCTCTGTGCCTCACGTTCATACATGGATCTAGGCCATAGGACGACATTGCCCCCTTTGTCCGAGGGTTTGATTACAATGTCGTCCATTTGACCCAGCTCCATTAATGCCCTTCTTTGTGCGGGTGTCAGATTGTCGCCTTTACGGTTGTTGGGAATTTTTTCAAGCTCAGCGGTTACCAGCCTGACAAAAATATCCACACTAGGGCATATTGTCAGTTGAGGGAAATTAGTGGAAGACGTAAGAACATGTTTAGGGAACTTACCCGTATTTGATGTATCCTGTTCTTCTAGGAGATCTTGAAGAGCTTGTAGTGCCTCAGTTTCTGTGATCGTATTGGGAGATGCTGGTGCCTGAGCTGAAGATAAAGGTGCTTGTATAGGGGAGGGATGAAACAGTTTCTTAAAGATTAATTTCCGTGCGAATAATTGCAGATCTTTTACCGCTGTGAAACAATCAAAAGAGGCAGCTGGTGAGAAAGTTAAACCTAAGCTTAGGACCTGTTCCTGTTCAGGAGTTAAGGTATGTTTAGACAGGTTAATTACCTTACGGTTAGTATCGTTGCTCCTGGTGTTGACTCTCTCCTGCCTTTCATTTCTTGTGTTTGCTTTGTTGCGGTAGTTGCGTCGTCTCCCATCATATTGTGCATTTCTCGCAGAGGACCTGGATGACGCCACAGATTCCACTCCTGTGGAAACGGATGATGAGACTGAAGGTGATCTTTGTCGTCTCTCCACTGGACCCCGTTTCCACTTATACACCTTGTTATTAGAGAAGTCATTAGAGTCTCTTAAgaatttttttgattttgtaGCCTTAATTTGTTTTTCCCAGATGGTTTGGGATTCCTCCAAGTCTTGCTTGAATGATGGGTAGTCATTATTTGGCAGGATGGCAGCAATATCTGTCTCTGTCTTCTCAATTTGTATACCTAGCTCCATGAGTACCTGTGTGTTATGTTCCATGATGATCATCATGAGTGTCCTGGAACAAGTATTGCATGCCTCTTCCCACTTTTTAACATAGACTTCTTGGTCAAGGCCAAAAGAGGGAAAAATCTGTACTCGTAGTCCTCGAGGTATTAGATGTTTATGTAGATAGTTCTCCAAAGAGGCCCGGTTCCACCAGGTCTTCATCTGTCGGTGTGATAGATTCCTTAGAGATTGTTTCAGTTCTCTAATATTGCACTGATCCGGATCATTACTGGCTATCGCTGTCCCAGAGAATAAAAGATTAGCCTGCTCCAACCAAGAAGCTTCCTTAGCCCGAAAGTCCATGATGGACAAACCTTCTGTAAAGATACAGGAAATCAATAATAAATCCAAAGAAAGGGcaaaataataccagtatatttaAAGTCGAGTGTGTTAATGACTAAAAataaatcctatatacacactggaACACCAATTTTATACACAAATAGAAAACTTTATTGAAAACATCATTtagtaaaaacaattaaaagggacagtatagccagacaaaaaaggaGTTGATAAGGCAGGTAATATATTATTGGTTAGTATGGCTACAAAGGTGCAAAATATGACATAGTTATTCTTAACTATACAGTAGAGCCACcagtataacaataattataggttacacatcacagtcctatgaAGAATTGCACCACAAAGCAAACCTAACCTAGAAAAgaaggtcactgcatatatagcctccagcgagtggtcaggagaaaggggaaaggaAAGTAAAGATGTGCAATTAAAGCACAGTGGATAAGCATACCCAGAGAGCTTCCCCACTCACAGAGCACAGGCTGGAGgacatagacagtgtacctacctacacaacaccagtaccccaacgtcgtttcgccgtttggcttcctcagggagtatgaCCTAGTCTAGTttgtgggggtatatatacaacataccAACCAATAGGGATCTGTAGGTAAATAATTACAATATAGTTCACCTGGATCGGTGACATGGTCCCGGTATCTGGCGCCATCTTGGTGCGCATCGCGCGTGCGCGATGACAAGGTGCGTCCACCATCGTCATCCCGCGAGACAGAGGGAATAACCCGCGCACGCGCGGTGCGCACCAAGAATAAAGGTATTAGGATCCGAAAAAGACACGCGCGGATATAAAAGCATATCGTGCCTGAAATAATCAGGTAGTGGAAGATGGAGAAGAGAGGcgccattaaaaacaaaaaaatagagaaaaagagaaTAAGAAAATACAGAGGACAAAGCTCGGAAGGGAGCGCaccgtgtatgtatgcatgtgtcagATTACAAGATATATCAAGGCCGCTCATAGAGTGGAGGCAGTGCAGCGGTCAGGCATGTACCCACACCAACCCGTAGGGGGTTCAATCCCCATTGcaggggaaaaaatattttttaaaaataatatatatacttttcatgtttttcattaattataataaaatagtGAAAGGTGCCACAAAAGTGCAAGTGAGTAAAAGTGAGACATGCAGAGGAAGAtgtgagaaaaaagtgaaaaaagcagTGCAAAAAAGGTGACACATAGAAAATAATGAACCTAATGTTATAGTGTTGCTGACTGAATTCTTCGCtaaaaaaaaagcgaaaaaaaGGGGGATTAAAGTGATAAGTGTGTATAAGTGAAGATATGTGATTTATTAAGGTGTATAGTGAATGCTTGACGTATATAAAGGTAGTTTATAAAGTAGATACAAATAGTATATGTGCGGACTTAGGTGTTAGTGATGTTGAATGGGAAAAGTGATGTACCCCATAGCCTATCGTGTACTAGaggtgaataacaatattattattatgtataaaaATTAGATAATTAGtggctgtatgtatatatgtcgaAGTGTATCAGACAAAACAACTGTTAATCAACACCTCCAAAGCCAAAGAAATATATATCAATAATTTTATTCAACAATACTATGTATAGCAATAATTCCTATAATACCCGATTACTGGTGGCTCTACTCAATAAAGTGACAAGTGCTTTGCTGCTGATGGTCATCAATGCTCTCTTCAAATTTCCAGACTCTTTTGGATACGAGACCAATTTTGAAACCCtataaggtgtaaaaaaatgtatatgtatatataatgaaaaggaaaaataaaccagaaaaaattaaaaaaggtagggaaaaattcttaaaatttttaaaaaaatatataattaggaCCACAAAACTAAAAGAGGATCAGATAGCAATAACTAGTATTGATGAaaaggtaccacaggggtccgtcttgggtcctgtcctatttaatatattcatgaatgaccttgcagaggggttgaatagtaaagtagcaatctttgcagatgacaccaaactctgtaaagtggtaaacactatagaggacagtgcactgttacaaatggatctggataggttggaggtttgggctgggaagtggcagatgaggttcaacactgataaatgtaaggtaatgcaaaaatccgagctgggattatgtattaaatggaagaacacttaggacgactgacatggaaaaggacttaggagccttaggtaacagtaaacttagctgtagtgaccagtgtcgggcagctgctgccaaggctaataaaatcatggggtacatcaataggggcatagatgccgacgacaaggaaataatgctaccgctgtacaaatcactagtcagtcctcacatagagtactgtgtacagtactgagcaccagtgtacaagaaagatatagtggagctggagagggttcaaatcccactaaggacaacaataaataaagacattattattattattattattataataacgtcagcagagagcactgtgctcgtgatgtcatcagagagcattccaaaaagaaaataatttcctctgtagtattcagcagctaataagtacaggaaagattacgattttttaatagaagtaatttacaaatctgtttaactttccggagccagttgatttaaaagaaaaaaaaggttttcaccggagtacccctttaaccccttcatgacccagcccattttcaccttcaggtcctgggcattttttgaaaatctgaccactgtcactttaaacattaataactctggaatgcttttacttatcattctgattccgagaactgctgtaacaatcagccacccctgtgcaaatcgcctcaaatgtacatggtgcactctcccttctgagccttgttgtgcgcccccagagcactttgcgcccacatatggggtatctccatactcgggagaaattgcattacaaatttagaggatcttttttccccttttacctcttgtgaaaatgaaaagtatagggcaacaccagcatgtcagagtaaaaaaattatttttttacactaacatgctggtgtagaccccaacttcaccttttcataaggggttaaagaagaaaaagccccccaaaatttgtaaggcaatttctcccgagtacggcaataccccatatgtgtcccaaaactgttgccctgaaatacaacagggctccaaagtgagagagcgccatgcgcatttgaggcctgaattagggatttgcataggggtggacataggggtattctatgccaatgattcccaaacagggtgcctccagctgttgcaaaactcccagcatgcctggacagtcaatggctgtccggcaatactgggagttattattttgcaacagctggaggctccgttttggaaacagtagcgtaccagacgtttttcatttttttgggggctgtgtagggataatgtgtatatgtagtgttttttactttttattttaggttagtgttagtgtagtgtttttagggtacagtcacatgggcagaggttcacagcaagtttgccgctgggagtttgagctgcagcgcaaattttgcgccatctcaaacttgcagcactcactgtaaacctccgcccatgtgagtgtaccctgtacattcacattggggggagggggcaaacatccagctgttgcaaactccgagcatgccctttggctgtccgtgcatgctgggagttgtagttttgcaacagctggaggcacactggtttggaaacactaagttaagtaataaactttcaagtgttttgcaaccaaacttagcgtttccaaaccagtgtgcctccagctgttgaaaaactacaactcccagcatgcatggtctgtcagtgcatgctgggagttatagttttgcaacaattgaaacagctggaggcactgaggtagcaaacggacaatgtttcccaactagtgtgcctccagttgttgcaaaactacaactcccagcatgcccagactgcccaagcatgctggaagttgtagttcggcaatatctgaaggatcagatgttgccgaactacaacttccagcatgcttgggcagtctgggcatgctgggagttgtagttttgcaatatctggaggtccacagtttggagaccactgtataatggtctccaatctatgctcttccagatgttagagaactacaactcccagcatgcctgaacagactgagcatgctgggagttgtagttttgcaacatctggaacagcacagattggagaccattatacagtggtctccaaactgtggacctccagatgttacaaaactacaactcccagcatgcccagaaagccaaaggctgtctgggcatgctgggagttgccgttttgaaactcccagaggcagcagtgagatcgctttacggcgatctcactgctgccaatgaagatgccgcactgctgccggaaactcacctccgggacgcagcgccgccgggaccgcctggaggacgtcgctcgcaacgggaccactcgggacaccgcatggtcgggtaagtgatgccgggggatgggtaagggacacttagcagagcggtgtgtgtcccgatccccgtgatcgggacttacacaccgcgctgctaaatattctgatagcgaaacgctgctattagctagtcagagttgaccagctgatagcagcgatcgctggggggggggggtgggggatgaaaccccccgtggtcgcatggtaagatggctggctatcagtgatagccaccatcttaccgggcgctgcgggatgccgcgagtagcggcaaaaatgttcatgacgtacctgtatgtcatgggtcgggaacaccttgccacccatgacgtacaggtatgtcataggtcgggaaggggttaatggtatagagaactgtgtctagtgcattaactctgattttttgcccattgaaaccagtaggcccattgtggtctatggggaaagctgctgagttgcccatagcaaccaatcagatcgcttctttcatttttgaaaaagtctctgaaaaatgaaggaagtaatctgattggttgctatgggcaactcagaaacttttccaggaaaatatgctgagttgcccatagcaaccaatcagatcgcttctttcattttgcaaaggcattgtgaaaaatgaaagaagcaatctggttgctatgggcaactgcacaactcttcctctacactggtcttaatgaatctcccccatagagggagatttatcaaaacctgcccagaggaaaagtttctgagttgcccatagcaaccaatcagatcgcttctttcatttttgaaaaagcctctgaaaaatgaaggatatttttgagattttggaagctgggatactcactacacccatgcatatctagataattaagtatggggggaacttaaatttattttttaaatcacatggagttttgactttacttcattatggtcgaataaagcacttaaagagttccttaaaattaaagattcactcttttggatgaaaaggggcttatttatgtaaatcaattatacgctttaggtcaaataaagtcgtttgaagagatagcccataagtgtgtggggggaagacaatcacaaacattgttttttacaaataagtaacacagatcataaagcaataaaaggagagattggagatttcagggattctatatataagaaaagtttaattagactatttccttatgcaaagttgctgtctgggcatgctgggagttgtggttctgcagcggttgggggttcacagcttgaagaccactgctatagagggtgcaaatgtatctgagccctggaactcaaataatgtgaaatatgagatgatcaaaatggagcccctgcactaattacttgggttctgaggtctgtaaggtccatagtaaaaacatcaggttctgtctatagcagatactaaatcatggcagctcaaagaaacaagcagtcattctgacatgtcacatgtgatgtcatagacagctggaggcctgacatcccactgacagccgcccgagccttcagtctgttccagtgcgattagtgagaatagtgagattagcgtcttctttttctacttgtctgaaatggagctaaaaggactggggttcgtccccctcctgttggcgttttggtgtgcggcctggcttgccaccagctacatcatgacggtcgtcctcggccatgcagcctcgccactgatgagcatcaggtaagataaacaagcaaatgattcttatttcatgggttgggagtgaggaaatatccataataacattggtttcttttccttcacagtgacgtgggaaatgtctttcccgaaagcatattattcagaattggatttatagggacgtccattggcactttggtactaacctttcttatttataagtatatggttatgcatactgaagagttcaggggtcatcaggtcctgatccagaggatcctgctggccattgtgtgggcctcctgtttttccacagctgttatgcatgtattgtcccccgaagaatatcccaggatacactttgtcagcacgataatttccattacatgtgaagccttatactaccttgggcagtccatccagatgtataaattaccaggagcaaaaaaagtcatccaccatagtagatgcacctgctgtggcctgacttttgtctgtgtagttttctattttggatatgaaacattaaaggaattattccataatgatgaagactgggacgagatccgtgaaatccccatcataatcatcgagtgggtgatgcttctactgatcctgataaacatcgtgacctattattccaccatgcagaggttattgttgaccgtctccagaaacagctgcacactctctcttagagtaaaaattgatgacttcggggtgtagaccaccacgggggccatcaagtggacttctgggagagatactgcacaggacacggaaaacatctaaagaagaataactgggggactacatatggtgccagtaatcatgacacaataatatgagctggtgatattacctatacaaaaaaaaaaaaattataaaaaaatattggtgtgtgaagtgtaatacctagttagaaaaacagaatcaaattcatcattataacccccctctgcattaccctgtttattatttttcaagcaagcactttgttctaattcgtccactctctggcgtgctccttgtataaggggtttgggataccctttttgtttaaaacgatcctccaggttctctagttgttgtaggtatttttgtgtggaagaacaattccttcggattcttttcatttgaccgaatggaatgttcttcttccattatttaagatggcaactgttaaagtcgaggtatctgtttgcattcacctccttaaaatagttggcagtatgcgaacagccatcctgaatatagatatttaaatccaggaactcacattttttgggggactgatgcagcgctgcctttggcaatttctggctctgctatagcgctttttttgagggggcgtgtcggctgccccttcatctggcggtcaacctgcgccgccgggacgcagcgccgccgggaccgcctggaggacgtcgctcgcaacgggaccactcgggacaccgcatggtcgggtaagtgatgccgggggatgggtaagggacacttagcagagcggtgtgtgtcccgatccccgtgatcgggacttacacaccgcgctgctaaatattctgatagcgaaacgctgctattagctagtcagagttgaccagctgatagcagcgatcgctggggggggggggtgggggatgaaaccccccgtggtcgcatggtaagatggctggctatcagtgatagccaccatcttaccgggcgctgcgggatgccgcgagtagcggcaaaaatgttcatgacgtacctgtatgtcatgggtcgggaacaccttgccacccatgacgtacaggtatgtcataggtcgggaaggggttaatggtatagagaactgtgtctagtgcattaactctgattttttgcccattgaaaccagtaggcccattgtggtctatggggaaagctgctgagttgcccatagcaaccaatcagatcgcttctttcatttttgaaaaagtctctgaaaaatgaaggaagtaatctgattggttgctatgggcaactcagaaacttttccaggaaaatatgctgagttgcccatagcaaccaatcagatcgcttctttcattttgcaaaggcattgtgaaaaatgaaagaagcaatctggttgctatgggcaactgcacaactcttcctctacactggtcttaatgaatctcccccatagagggagatttatcaaaacctgcccagaggaaaagtttctgagttgcccatagcaaccaatcagatcgcttctttcatttttgaaaaagcctctgaaaaatga includes:
- the LOC130298356 gene encoding uncharacterized protein LOC130298356, with product MDFRAKEASWLEQANLLFSGTAIASNDPDQCNIRELKQSLRNLSHRQMKTWWNRASLENYLHKHLIPRGLRVQIFPSFGLDQEVYVKKWEEACNTCSRTLMMIIMEHNTQVLMELGIQIEKTETDIAAILPNNDYPSFKQDLEESQTIWEKQIKATKSKKFLRDSNDFSNNKVYKWKRGPVERRQRSPSVSSSVSTGVESVASSRSSARNAQYDGRRRNYRNKANTRNERQERVNTRSNDTNRKR